GGACGAGGCGACGGAGTACGCGAAGCAGCGCACCTCCTTCGGCCGGCCGATCGCGGAATACCAGGGCGTGTCCTTCAAGATCGCCCGGATGCAGGCCCGCGCCTGGACCGCCCGGCAGGCCTGGCGGGCCGCGGCGCAGAAGATGCTCACCGGCGCGGACTTCGGCACCGAGGCCGCCATCGCCAAGATGGTCGCCGGGGACGCCGCCATGGACAACGCCCGGGACGCCACCCAGGTCTTCGGCGGTGCCGGCTTCATGAACGAGACCCGCGTCGCCCGCCACTACCGGGACTCGAAGATCCTCGAGATCGGCGAGGGCACCACCGAGGTGCAGCTCATGCTCATCGCCCGCTCCCTGGGACTGGAGGGATGACCGTGACCGCACCGGAGAAGACCGTCGAACAGCGCGGCCTGTGGCTCGAAGAGTTCGAGGAAGGCACCACCTACCTCCACCGTCCCGGCCGCACCGTCACCGAGGCGGACAACACCCTGTTCACCACCCAGACGATGAACACCCAGCCGCTGCACCTGGACGCCGCCTGGGCCGCGACCCAGCCCGGTTTCCGTGGCGAGCGCCTGGTGAACTCGATGTTCACCCTGTCCACCGTGGTCGGCCTGTCGGTCAACCAGCTCACCCTCGGCACCATCGTCGCGAACCTCGGCTTCAGCGAGATCACCTTCCCCGCCCCGATGTTCCACGGCGACACGCTCTACGCGGAGACGACGTGCCTGTCGAAGCGGGTCTCGAGGTCCCGGCCGAACCAGGGCATCGTCGAACTGCGCCACACCGGCCGCAACCAGGACGGCGAGATCGTGTGCACCGCCGTCCGCTCCACCCTGGTGCAGTGCCGGCCGAAGGAGGACGCATGACCGGGCACTGGACACCACCGGGCCCCGCCCTGCTCTTCGCGCCGGCCGACCGTCCGGAGCGGTTCGCCAAGGCCGCCGACCGTTCGGACGCGGTCATCCTCGATCTGGAGGACGGCTGCCGCGCGGAGAACCGGGCCGCCGCCCGCAGGGACATCGTCGCCGCGGGGGAGCACCTCGACCCCGCGCGCACCATCGTGCGGATCAACCCGCCCGGCACCCCGGACTTCGCCGACGATGTCGCCGCCGTCGCCGCCAGCCGCTTCACCACGGTGATGCTGCCGAAGGCGGAGGGTGCCGCCACGGTGGACGCCCTCGCCGCCGCCCACCCGGCCGCCGCGGCATGGCGGGTCATCGCCCTGGTCGAGACCCCCCGGGGCGTCCTCGACCTCGGATCGCTGGTCGACCACCCGCAGGTGGACGCCCTGTTCTGGGGTGCCGAAGACCTCACTGCGGCGCTGGGCGGCACCGCCTCGCGGTACAGCGGGGACGAGGTCCCGACCCCCGGCGGCGGCGCCTCCGGCCACCCCGGCGGCTACCGCGAGGTGCCCCGGCTGACCCGGTCGCTGGTGCTGCTGCATGCGGCGGCTGCCGGGAAGGCTGCACTGGACTCGATCCACGCCGACACCGCTGACCGTGCCGGGGCGTCCGCCGAAGCGGTGGACGCCGCGGCGAGCGGTTTCGCCGCCACAGTCGCCATCCACCCCGGACTCGTCCCGGTGATCCGGGACGCCTACCGGCCCGACCCCGACCGGCTCGCGTGGGCGCGCCGGGTCGTCGCCGGCGCCGCGGAGAACTCCGGGGCCTTCGCCGTCGACGGCGAGATGATCGACGCCCCGCTGCGCCGGCAGGCCGAACTGATTCTCTCCCGAACCTCTGACAACACAGGAGCTGACCGATCATGACCTCCACACTGCGTCCCGTGGTCCGGGACATCACGCTCACCGACCCCACCGACCTCGATCCGGGCGTCTCCCACCTGGTCGGCCCGACCGACACCACCCTGCTCACCGAGACCATCGGGCAGAACCTGGCCCGCACTGTCGCCGCCTTCCCGGACAATGACGCCCTCATCGACCTCTACGGCGACATCCACCTGACCTACCAGGAGTTCCACCGCAAGGTCCTGCGCCTGGCGTCCGGTCTGCACAACGCCGGCTACCGCAAGGGCGACCGGATCGGAGTGTGGTCGCCGAACCGGTGGGAGTGGATGGTGCTGCAGTTCGCCACCGCGGAGATCGGCGCGATCCTGGTCTGCATCAACCCCACCTACCGCACCCGGGAACTGACGTACGCGGTGAACCAGTCGGGCATCCGGGCCCTGTTCTCCGCCGGCCGGTTCAAGGACTCGAACTACCGGGCGATGATCGGCGCGGTGGAGCACACCTTCGACCGTCCCTACCGCGAGACCGTCTTCTTCGGCTCCGAGCGGTGGGAGGAGCTCGCCAACAGTGCGATCCTCGACCTCAACCCGGTGCGCGAGTCCCTCGACCCGCACGATCCGATCAACATCCAGTACACCTCGGGGACCACCGGGATGGCCAAGGGCGCGACCCTGACCCACCACAACGTGCTCAACAACGGCTTCATGATCGGGGAGCGGCTGGACTACACCGACGCCGACCGGGTGGTCGTCCCGGTGCCGTTCTTCCACTGCTTCGGCATGGTCATCGGCATCCTCGCCGCCGTGACGCACGGGGCGGCGACGATCATCCCCGGACCGGTCTTCAACGCGGAGAACACCCTGGAGGCCGCCCACCACGGCCAGGCCACCAGCCTGCTGGGCGTCCCGACGATGTTCATGGCCGAACTCCAGCTGCTCGACCACCTCGAGGAGAAGGGCAAGAAGCTGGACCTGTCCCGGCTGCGCACCGGGGTGATGGCCGGGACCTCGTGCCCGACGAAGACCATGCGGGAGATCATCGACATCCTCGGCATCTCCGAGATCGGCATCTGCTACGGCATGACCGAGACCTCCCCGGTCAACCACCAGACCATGCCGGATGACCCGGTGACCAAGCGGGTGGAGACCGTCGGCCGGGTCGGGCCGCACATCGAGGTGAAGATCGTCGACCGCGACGGCGACGCGGTCGCCCGCGGCGTCCAGGGTGAGCTGCTGGTCCGCGGCTACTCGGTGATGCAGGGCTACTGGGACATGCCGGAGAAGACCGCCGAGGCGGTGGACGCCGACGGGTGGATGCACACCGGCGACCTCGGCCAGATGGACGACGACGGCTACGTGCAGATCACCGGCCGGATCAAGGACATGGTCATCCGCGGCGGCGAGAACATCTACCCCCGCGAGGTCGAGGAGTTCCTCTACGAGCATCCGGACGTCGCCGATGTGCAGGTGATCGGGGTGCCCGACGAGAAGTACGGGGAGGAGCTCATGGCCTGGATCATCCTGTCCGACGAGGCACGGGAGGCCGGCCGCACCCTCACCGCCGGGGACGTCCGCGGGTTCTGCGACGGGAAACTCGCCCGCTTCAAGGTCCCGAAGTACGTGCATGTCACCGACAGTTTCCCGATGACCATCTCCGGTAAGGTCCGTAAGGTCGAGATGCGGGAGAAGGCCATCGGGATCCTCGGGATGTACCCGATGGACCGCTGACTACAGGGACCAGGAAGGCGCGGTGGACGCGACGGTGGACGAGGGCAGGTGGCGGGAACTGTTCGCCCGGCTGGAGGACGAGGTCGGGGACATGTCCCTCGAGACCGCCGACGAGATCCTGGCGGCCATCCCCGGCTACGACGGCGCCGCACGGGAGAACATCGTCAGCACCGCCCACCAGAACCTGTCCATGAGCAC
This is a stretch of genomic DNA from Corynebacterium nuruki S6-4. It encodes these proteins:
- a CDS encoding MaoC family dehydratase encodes the protein MTVTAPEKTVEQRGLWLEEFEEGTTYLHRPGRTVTEADNTLFTTQTMNTQPLHLDAAWAATQPGFRGERLVNSMFTLSTVVGLSVNQLTLGTIVANLGFSEITFPAPMFHGDTLYAETTCLSKRVSRSRPNQGIVELRHTGRNQDGEIVCTAVRSTLVQCRPKEDA
- a CDS encoding HpcH/HpaI aldolase/citrate lyase family protein; this encodes MTGHWTPPGPALLFAPADRPERFAKAADRSDAVILDLEDGCRAENRAAARRDIVAAGEHLDPARTIVRINPPGTPDFADDVAAVAASRFTTVMLPKAEGAATVDALAAAHPAAAAWRVIALVETPRGVLDLGSLVDHPQVDALFWGAEDLTAALGGTASRYSGDEVPTPGGGASGHPGGYREVPRLTRSLVLLHAAAAGKAALDSIHADTADRAGASAEAVDAAASGFAATVAIHPGLVPVIRDAYRPDPDRLAWARRVVAGAAENSGAFAVDGEMIDAPLRRQAELILSRTSDNTGADRS
- a CDS encoding AMP-binding protein, with amino-acid sequence MTSTLRPVVRDITLTDPTDLDPGVSHLVGPTDTTLLTETIGQNLARTVAAFPDNDALIDLYGDIHLTYQEFHRKVLRLASGLHNAGYRKGDRIGVWSPNRWEWMVLQFATAEIGAILVCINPTYRTRELTYAVNQSGIRALFSAGRFKDSNYRAMIGAVEHTFDRPYRETVFFGSERWEELANSAILDLNPVRESLDPHDPINIQYTSGTTGMAKGATLTHHNVLNNGFMIGERLDYTDADRVVVPVPFFHCFGMVIGILAAVTHGAATIIPGPVFNAENTLEAAHHGQATSLLGVPTMFMAELQLLDHLEEKGKKLDLSRLRTGVMAGTSCPTKTMREIIDILGISEIGICYGMTETSPVNHQTMPDDPVTKRVETVGRVGPHIEVKIVDRDGDAVARGVQGELLVRGYSVMQGYWDMPEKTAEAVDADGWMHTGDLGQMDDDGYVQITGRIKDMVIRGGENIYPREVEEFLYEHPDVADVQVIGVPDEKYGEELMAWIILSDEAREAGRTLTAGDVRGFCDGKLARFKVPKYVHVTDSFPMTISGKVRKVEMREKAIGILGMYPMDR